In Panulirus ornatus isolate Po-2019 chromosome 2, ASM3632096v1, whole genome shotgun sequence, the DNA window agatatgtaaataaGTTAACAAGGATGGGCTGAGGCTCACTCCCTTATGAGATCTTCAAGGTATTTCTAAGGACAGTTCTAAAGAAGTacaacatttttttccccccccctccagcttGAACCTGATGCGTTCTTCTCTGTGTGTGCATGTCCTCTGGCCACTGCTATGGATCATGGTTATACGGCATCTGCACGGCGAGGAAGGACGTGTGAGTGGCGTGGCCGGTGTGTCTATGAACCAGGTGGACGTAATAGTGGGTCAAGTGGTGAGGCACCACCTCGCTGGGTGTCACCTGGTgctggcctcctccaccaccacaacagaccaCGCCACAGTGTTCTCCTCGATCATCAAGTGAGTAGATGACAGAGTTTTGTGTGGCCCACGATGACGAATAGAAACGTGAACTGAATCGATAGAAAAATCTGAACGTTCCAGAagcgaaaagaaaaatatgaactgTGGTCATATGATTCAAAATCTTGGACAGAAAAGGGAAACACATGAGATCGATGCAGACCATCTCTCCACTATATGCCCCTACTCGTATAACGGTCTTGGTTCAGTGGTTCTCGTTCAAAtcatcccgggttcgatcccagggTACATGTTGATGacatgatctatctatctatctatctatctatctatctatctatctatctatctatatatttttttatcagaCGACTGTCGACTGTGGGCCAAGCGCATGTTATTGTAGAATTAGGATCACTGTTCTCCGAGGACCAGGCAACACAAGACCACCTGCtgcagggtgtgtggggagacacCAGGACCAACTGCCGGGTCTTTATCCTGCTGGTGGACGAGAGCAACAATCTCATATTCAGGTAACAACATATACCATACGATTCCTTGTTCACTTTTCCTTTCACAAGTGCCAGTGACCAGCACTATCGTAGGGAACTTattagaatgaaaaaaattatagttcTTGAACCAATATTTCTTTGGCATTAGACTATAGCAAAGTACCTTCTCATAGTTCTTGAACCAATATTTCTTTGGCATTAGACTATAGCAAAGTACCTTCTCAATCTTCAGACCAAAAATGCTAATGGACTAAAGAAATAGCCATCTGAGGGAAAGTAAGACAATACAGAGTAGCTATCCTCAACTAAACtttcatgtacgtatgtatatctcatcACACTAAATCTACTGGAAGTGTGAGAAGACGTCTAGTGTAGTAACGTAAAGCAAACTCATGTTCCAGGTTCCTGGAATCATCGAAGCTGTGGCTGGAGCCAGAGGCGCCCGTTGTGGTGATCGGAGGCCCAGCAGCAGTGAgagccctcacccaccacactagtCTACGTAACACCATCCATATGTTGGGTCTCACACTCCACGACTTTAAGCACGTCACGTCACCAGGCGATACCTGGCTCAGGAGAGGAACCCTGGAGAAAGGTGACGCCTCCTTGTACATATGTAGGTAATCACAGGGGCGGTCGTCTTGTTGagggaaaatacacacacacacacactcttccaataTGTTTGGTTCATATTGAAAGGAACTTCACATCAAACCTCATTTCCAATGCCATATGTAaatatacttctctctctctctctctctctctctctctctctctctctctctctctctctctctctctctctctctctctctagagggaCACGAAGTCGTGAAGGCGTTTCGACGGTGTCTCTACTGCAACGACGGAGGGATGGGCATCCAGCAGCTTCTACAGGAGTCAAGCCCGTCCTCTCCCGTCCAGTGGGGGGATGATGACACTGTCTTCCCTGGTGGGTCGTCTGCAGGGAAGTGATGAGTATCTTTCCCAATAGAGTTATTTCACTTCCATTCTCGTAAAAAAGAAAGCAAGTAGATAGTCCTCAAAATGTACAAGTTAGTTAACtttaaggatatttttttttttttttttgcatccatATCAGACCTTCTCCACACGTACAGAAGAATTCCTCTCACATATCCCATAATCAATGATTCCTGAACGATTACTTACTATCAATTACATTACTTAATGACACCTAAGTGGCGAATAGTGAAACGATAATGTACCAGTCTAGCCTTAAAGAGCATCGTAGTCAGTCACGGTAAAGCAAAATGGCCATCAGGATTcaatgaaagacaaagaaaaaagattaaggaATGAGAAATCATGTGCATGTTCGATGTCCATTTGTTTCTTCTATTCGATACGTTTTCAGAGGCGGACGACCAGGCCTTCATGGGCCATACCTTCAAAGTGGTGACGAACAGTTACTTCCCCTTCATTGACTGTGAGCCAGGTGGCTCAGATGGCTCACTTGTCCCACGTGACTCCCTTGACACAAGGTTGCTAAATACCGTCTCTGCTCATCTGAACTTTACGTAAGCCCGGATGGAGGATTTTAACCCTTACGTAGACGATTGTTTTGATTCATATTAGCAATGATTATGTTATTAGGACTTCCAACAGGATTTTGAAGACTATATGGTCATAAGCTGagactttatcatatacctttaaCTATATGATGAATGATACTCTACATTTTGTATCTATGGGGTGCTAGGTATACATATTGTCTTGATGGCTAAGGATATATGACTTTTATTGTAATAAAGAGTAAAACAGCTTCTTATTTCTAAGACAAAAAGGTAATTTGGTATTAAGTTTGCCATCGACCCACAAGATGTTTGGCACGAGATGAGGAACAGATGAATATTCTTGTTTCTTGTGGAAAGCGTGTCTACAATGGGGGTCTCGCTTTTTGTGATTATTTGAAGCCTTTTGCTGGATATATAGAGCGAATAACATTCGTAACTTAGAAGGAAGACATTAGCTATCAGTTTCATTTCAGTGACGACTTAATCACACAGTTAGATTTACCTCAAGCAAAATGTAACATTAAAAGAGCTCAATATGTTGTTACTAACTCAGTTATAGAGTAAATATACAGAACACATAAGTAAGGAGATAATTGCGAgagaaaaaattagattttcgAGTGATACGCGAGATGTCCTAGGTTCTGATGTGTGAGAAAGCGTGAAGAAGGTAAAACTTCCAGTTATTTATCCTCTATTACTAAATCGAGTGATGAACTTCAGGTACGACATGCGAGAGCCATGGGATGGGACGTGGGGCGTGCCTCTGACTGGTGGCAACTGGTCGGGCATTGTGGGAACCCTGCAGTATGAACAAGCAGACTTCTCCGTGAACTTAACCCCATCCCCAGCGAGGATGAAGGTCATATCCCACTCCAAGATCTATAGTTATGACCCCTTGCTTATAGTGTCTCTCAAACCTGGACCTCTACCGAGGCACTCAGCTCTTCTGAGGCCGTTTGAAGGTAAGATGCGTGAGTGGTCATGAGGAGGGTTGCGCGATGGAGCGTTAGACGTATCTACAAAACGGAGGTCAAAAACTTAAGAGACAGCTTCCCTTTGCCCTGAATGTCCTTAGAGGCAATGTGTCAAGGAATGAATTGGCTGTAAGAGTAgtcgaggatgtgtggctcaggtatttgctttggaaAAAGGACTCGCAAATAGCAATTGGACCTCATCCGTAATTCTAGACATTCATGTATTTTCTGATATTTACTGAAACCATTTGTTGATAGGCTCTTCTTACATactatagtaaaaaaaaagaaatacagaaggaACATTGCTGGTAAGGCTGTGATTCCTATGGAAAACAGATAGGACACTCAGACTTACAGATAATCTCTCAGATAGTCATGTTTTCAGTCTCTTGTCTTTCAGATGATGAGAAAAGAAATTCACAGTGTTTCATCTATTTTTCCTGTGAGAGAAAAAGTATAATGCTCTCATGAATCCACGGGTATTGTTCCCatatgttcgtatgtatgtacAAGATGCATAAAGCTGTATCATGTATCAACTCACTGTAACCAGTGGATAACACAGCTGGTAACAATCTGTATCATACAACTACAGATGGCCgatgataattctctctctccagATGGCGTTTGGGAGATGGTCATCGCCTTCACGTCAGCAGCTGGTGTTATCCTGTGGTTGCTGCAGAAGGTGTGGTCTTGGGCGTCTGGTCATCCAAGTATAAGCCTTGTGCCTGCCCTATTGTATATCTGGGGACTGTTACTGCAAGAGCCACTCCCTTATCCCTCCGTCAGCGTCAGCGCCCAGGTGAAAATGTCGTCATACTTCGTCAGGAGGCTGGTTTATACATGCAGGTGTATTATCTCATGATaataacatacaggagggtgaaaggcacgcaattgatagagtgaattggaacgatgtggtgtacaggggtcgacgtgctgtcagtggattgaaccagggcatgtgaagcgtctggggtaaaccatggaaaaattttgtggggcctggatgtggaaagggaactgtggcttATCACAAACCGAGAActtatgtacgtacctgtattgttaagtatgagacagtatatacctgtactgttaagtatgtacgtacctgtattgttaagtatgagacagtatatacctgtactgttaagtatgtacgtacctgtattgttaagtatgagacagtatatacctgtactgttaagtatgtacgtacctgtattgttaagtatgagacagtatatacctgtactgttaagtatgtacgtacctgtattgttaagtatgagacagtatatacctgtactgttaagtatgtacgtacctgtattgttaagtatgagacagtatatacctgtactgttaagtatgtacgtacctgtattgttaagtatgagacagtatatacctgtactgttaagtatgtacgtacctgtattgttaagtatgagacagtatatacctgtactgttaagtatgtacgtacctgtattgttaagtatgagacagtatatacctgtactgttaagtatgtacgtacctgtattgttaagtatgagacagtatatacctgtactgttaagtatgtacgtacctgtattgttaagtatgagacagtatatacctgtactgttaagtatgtacgtacctgtattgttaagtatgagacagtatatacctgtactgttaagtatgtacgtacctgtattgttaagtatgagacagtatatacctgtactgttaagtatgtacgtacctgtattgttaagtatgagacagtatatacctgtactgttaagtatgtacgtacctgtattgttaagtatgagacagtatatacctgtactgttaagtatgtacgtacctgtattgttaagtatgagacagtatatacctgtactgttaagtatgtacgtacctgtattgttaagtatgagacagtatatacctgtactgttaagtatgtacgtacctgtattgttaagtatgagacagtatatacctgtactgttaagtatgtacgtacctgtattgttaagtatgagacagtatatacctgtactgttaagtatgtacgtacctgtattgttaagtatgagacagtatatacctgtactgttaagtatgtacgtacctgtattgttaagtatgagacagtatatacctgtactgttaagtatgtacgtacctgtattgttaagtatgagacagtatatacctgtactgttaagtatgtacgtacctgtattgttaagtatgagacagtatatacctgtactgttaagtatgtacgtacctgtattgttaagtatgagacagtatatacctgtactgttaagtatgtacgtacctgtattgttaagtatgagacagtatatacctgtactgttaagtatgtacgtacctgtattgttaagtatgagacagtatatacctgtactgttaagtatgtacgtacctgtattgttaagtatgagacagtatatacctgtactgttaagtatgtacgtacctgtattgttaagtatgagacagtatatacctgtactgttaagtatgtacgtacctgtattgttaagtatgagacagtatatacctgtactgttaagtatgtacgtacctgtattgttaagtatgagacagtatatacctgtactgttaagtatgtacgtacctgtattgttaagtatgagacagtatatacctgtactgttaagtatgtacgtacctgtattgttaagtatgagacagtatatacctgtactgttaagtatgtacgtacctgtattgttaagtatgagacagtatatacctgtactgttaagtatgtacgtacctgtattgttaagtatgagacagtatatacctgtactgttaagtatgtacgtacctgtattgttaagtatgagacagtatatacctgtactgttaagtatgtacgtacctgtattgttaagtatgagacagtatatacctgtactgttaagtatgtacgtacctgtattgttaagtatgagacagtatatacctgtactgttaagtatgtacgtacctgtattgttaagtatgagacagtatatacctgtactgttaagtatgtacgtacctgtattgttaagtatgagacagtatatacctgtactgttaagtatgtacgtacctgtattgttaagtatgagacagtatatacctgtactgttaagtatgtacgtacctgtattgttaagtatgagacagtatatacctgtactgttaagtatgtacgtacctgtattgttaagtatgagacagtatatacctgtactgttaagtatgtacgtacctgtattgttaagtatgagacagtatatacctgtactgttaagtatgtacgtacctgtattgttaagtatgagacagtatatacctgtactgttaagtatgtacgtacctgtattgttaagtatgagacagtatatacctgtactgttaagtatgtacgtacctgtattgttaagtatgagacagtatatacctgtactgttaagtatgtacgtacctgtattgttaagtatgagacagtatatacctgtactgttaagtatgtacgtacctgtattgttaagtatgagacagtatatacctgtactgttaagtatgtacgtacctgtattgttaagtatgagacagtatatacctgtactgttaagtatgtacgtacctgtattgttaagtatgagacagtatatacctgtactgttaagtatgtacgtacctgtattgttaagtatgagacagtatatacctgtactgttaagtatgtacgtacctgtattgttaagtatgagacagtatatacctgtactgttaagtatgtacgtacctgtattgttaagtatgagacagtatatacctgtactgttaagtatgtacgtacctgtattgttaagtatgagacagtatatacctgtactgttaagtatgtacgtacctgtattgttaagtatgagacagtatatacctgtactgttaagtatgtacgtacctgtattgttaagtatgagacagtatatacctgtactgttaagtatgtacgtacctgtattgttaagtatgagacagtatatacctgtactgttaagtatgtacgtacctgtattgttaagtatgagacagtatatacctgtactgttaagtatgtacgtacctgtattgttaagtatgagacagtatatacctgtactgttaagtatgtacgtacctgtattgttaagtatgagacagtatatacctgtactgttaagtatgtacgtacctgtattgttaagtatgagacagtatatacctgtactgttaagtatgtacgtacctgtattgttaagtatgagacagtatatacctgtactgttaagtatgtacgtacctgtattgttaagtatgagacagtatatacctgtactgttaagtatgtacgtacctgtattgttaagtatgagacagtatatacctgtactgttaagtatgtacgtacctgtattgttaagtatgagacagtatatacctgtactgttaagtatgtacgtacctgtattgttaagtatgagacagtatatacctgtactgttaagtatgtacgtacctgtattgttaagtatgagacagtatatacctgtactgttaagtatgtacgtacctgtattgttaagtatgagacagtatatacctgtactgttaagtatgtacgtacctgtattgttaagtatgagacagtatatacctgtactgttaagtatgtacgtacctgtattgttaagtatgagacagtatatacctgtactgttaagtatgtacgtacctgtattgttaagtatgagacagtatatacctgtactgttaagtatgtacgtacctgtattgttaagtatgagacagtatatacctgtactgttaagtatgtacgtacctgtattgttaagtatgagacagtatatacctgtactgttaagtatgtacgtacctgtattgttaagtatgagacagtatatacctgtactgttaagtatgtacgtacctgtattgttaagtatgagacagtatatacctgtactgttaagtatgtacgtacctgtattgttaagtatgagacagtatatacctgtactgttaagtatgtacgtacctgtattgttaagtatgagacagtatatacctgtactgttaagtatgtacgtacctgtattgttaagtatgagacagtatatacctgtactgttaagtatgtacgtacctgtattgttaagtatgagacagtatatacctgtactgttaagtatgtacgtacctgtattgttaagtatgagacagtatatacctgtactgttaagtatgtacgtacctgtattgttaagtatgagacagtatatacctgtactgttaagtatgtacgtacctgtattgttaagtatgagacagtatatacctgtactgttaagtatgtacgtacctgtattgttaagtatgagacagtatatacctgtactgttaagtatgtacgtacctgtattgttaagtatgagacagtatatacctgtactgttaagtatgtacgtacctgtattgttaagtatgagacagtatatacctgtactgttaagtatgtacgtacctgtattgttaagtatgagacagtatatacctgtactgttaagtatgtacgtacctgtattgttaagtatgagacagtatatacctgtactgttaagtatgtacgtacctgtattgttaagtatgagacagtatatacctgtactgttaagtatgtacgtacctgtattgttaagtatgagacagtatatacctgtactgttaagtatgtacgtacctgtattgttaagtatgagacagtatatacctgtactgttaagtatgtacgtacctgtattgttaagtatgagacagtatatacctgtactgttaagtatgtacgtacctgtattgttaagtatgagacagtatatacctgtactgttaagtatgtacgtacctgtattgttaagtatgagacagtatatacctgtactgttaagtatgtacgtacctgtattgttaagtatgagacagtatatacctgtactgttaagtatgtacgtacctgtattgttaagtatgagacagtatatacctgtactgttaagtatgtacgtacctgtattgttaagtatgagacagtatatacctgtactgttaagtatgtacgtacctgtattgttaagtatgagacagtatatacctgtactgttaagtatgtacgtacctgtattgttaagtatgagacagtatatacctgtactgttaagtatgtacgtacctgtattgttaagtatgagacagtatatacctgtactgttaagtatgtacgtacctgtattgttaagtatgagacagtatatacctgtactgttaagtatgtacgtacctgtattgttaagtatgagacagtatatacctgtactgttaagtatgtacgtacctgtattgttaagtatgagacagtatatacctgtactgttaagtatgtacgtacctgtattgttaagtatgagacagtatatacctgtactgttaagtatgtacgtacctgtattgttaagtatgagacagtatatacctgtactgttaagtatgtacgtacctgtattgttaagtatgagacagtatatacctgtactgttaagtatgtacgtacctgtattgttaagtatgagacagtatatacctgtactgttaagtatgtacgtacctgtattgttaagtatgagacagtatatacctgtactgttaagtatgtacgtacctgtattgttaagtatgagacagtatatacctgtactgttaagtatgtacgtacctgtattgttaagtatgagacagtatatacctgtactgttaagtatgtacgtacctgtattgttaagtatgagacagtatatacctgtactgttaagtatgtacgtacctgtattgttaagtatgagacagtatatacctgtactgttaagtatgtacgtacctgtattgttaagtatgagacagtatatacctgtactgttaagtatgtacgtacctgtattgttaagtatgagacagtatatacctgtactgttaagtatgtacgtacctgtattgttaagtatgagacagtatatacctgtactgttaagtatgtacgtacctgtattgttaagtatgagacagtatatacctgtactgttaagtatgtacgtacctgtattgttaagtatgagacagtatatacctgtactgttaagtatgtacgtacctgtattgttaagtatgagacagtatatacctgtactgttaagtatgtacgtacctgtattgttaagtatgagacagtatatacctgtactgttaagtatgtacgtacctgtattgttaagtatgagacagtatatacctgtactgttaagtatgtacgtacctgtattgttaagtatgagacagtatatacctgtactgttaagtatgtacgtacctgtattgttaagtatgagacagtatatacctgtactgttaagtatgtacgtacctgtattgttaagtatgagacagtatatacctgtactgttaagtatgtacgtacctgtattgttaagtatgagacagtatatacctgtactgttaagtatgtacgtacctgtattgttaagtatgagacagtatatacctgtactgttaagtatgtacgtacctgtattgttaagtatgagacagtatatacctgtactgttaagtatgtacgtacctgtattgttaagtatgagacagtatatacctgtactgttaagtatgtacgtacctgtattgttaagtatgagacagtatatacctgtactgttaagtatgtacgtacctgtattgttaagtatgagacagtatatacctgtactgttaagtatgtacgtacctgtattgttaagtatgagacagtatatacctgtactgttaagtatgtacgtacctgtattgttaagtatgagacagtatatacctgtactgttaagtatgtacgtacctgtattgttaagtatgagacagtatatacctgtactgttaagtatgtacgtacctgtattgttaagtatgagacagtatatacctgtactgttaagtatgtacgtacctgtattgttaagtatgagacagtatatacctgtactgttaagtatgtacgtacctgtattgttaagtatgagacagtatatacctgtactgttaagtatgtacgtacctgtattgttaagtatgagacagtatatacctgtactgttaagtatgtacgtacctgtattgttaagtatgagacagtatatacctgtactgttaagtatgtacgtacctgtattgttaagtatgagacagtatatacctgtactgttaagtatgtacgtacctgtattgttaagtatgagacaatatatacctgtactgttaagtatgtacgtacctgtattgttaagtatgagacagtatatacctatactgttaagtatgtacgtacctgtattgttaagtatgagacagtatatacctgtactgttaagtatgttaTGGTATATATCTGTATTATTAAGTATGTACAGTAAATACATGCACTGTAATGTACCTTTGCTAACTTCTGTTCGCTGGAGACATGATGTGTCTTATATGTGTCTTACTCTATCAAAAAGTGTAATAAAGAAATTTCCAATACTGGAGCTTTTAGTGTCCTTCATAACGTAATAAATACATTATTATCATGCTATTTCCTTATCTTAACTGAACGACACTGAACTATGAATGCTCTAACTATGGCCACCTCAATAACCGTTCCATTCATATACcgtagcctaaaccaggtacatGATCTATCGACCAAaaccttaggggaggatgaagagctaggttgactgtgaaccgactactgttaaacaggattcgaaccaatgcgctcgaccccgggcgaccCCTTGAATGAACCACGGTCATAAACGCCATTGACGTTGCTAGATCTAAACTCTGAACTCATATGGTTCCTGGAGACATTCTGTGTCaagtagagggaaaaaaaactaTGTATTACCGTAATCTGATTCTTGCTACTGATAATGGGTGATGGTGATTAGACAATGCAGTAGATTTGGTGAATTGTTAGCACATTTTCTCCCACTGGCAAAGTTCAGTAGCCACTACGAGAGAAACTAACAAATATCAACCACACAGTAAACATTATGTGACGATTGTATGTTAGGAAAGTCATTATGTGAAAATTGTTTCAAATAATACATTGATGTCTGACATAGTCCATTGTTGCTTGTAAGTTATTGCGTCTTCGTGACCCTTTGGACTTATTTACAGAATGACAAACATTTCGTAAATGTCTTTCATTGAATGTGACAGCTAATTCATCATCcatcagtttcttgctgatgttctcaGCGTGTCTAACGAGTCTCTTATACTAATTAGGTCGATTACCGTTAAGCTGGGCCAAAGCTCATAGCAAGGGTGCTTTACATACTGTGAGGTAAGCGGTCTTGGGCTTTGACTAAGATCATCTGAATCGTAAACCTAATTAACCCACAGTTGCCGGGAGGTGTGTCCCGATTTATGAAGACTGAAATGTATTAGTTATGATGGAGAGAACAAGCCAATTCGATCCTATTAATGAACATTCTCTATGGTTCCAGTAAATCATATTTTTCATGAGATGCGAACAAGAAATTAGAAGGTTCCGTGTTAACTCTAATCTCTCGTAGGGCCCGGTTATTACTCTGTAGACTTGAGTACTTGGAATCATAGTGGCAAAATGGTAACTTGTACTCTCCTGGCATCAACAGAAAAATGTGAATGTCCCCTTCTACTTCCTGTATTAGCGCTTGCTAAGATTTGAACATGATAGCAAAGATGCTGCTTCGTTGAAATGATGACAATTCACTCTCACAGAAAtattctgatgatgatgagggatattcttacaatattttcatttccagcaacaGTGATGCCCTCCTCGTCTTCTTTGCTTGGACGGTGGCTTCTAGTATGGATGT includes these proteins:
- the LOC139752052 gene encoding uncharacterized protein, whose product is MRSSLCVHVLWPLLWIMVIRHLHGEEGRVSGVAGVSMNQVDVIVGQVVRHHLAGCHLVLASSTTTTDHATVFSSIIKRLSTVGQAHVIVELGSLFSEDQATQDHLLQGVWGDTRTNCRVFILLVDESNNLIFRFLESSKLWLEPEAPVVVIGGPAAVRALTHHTSLRNTIHMLGLTLHDFKHVTSPGDTWLRRGTLEKGDASLYICR
- the LOC139752055 gene encoding glutamate [NMDA] receptor subunit 1-like — protein: MGIQQLLQESSPSSPVQWGDDDTVFPEADDQAFMGHTFKVVTNSYFPFIDCEPGGSDGSLVPRDSLDTRLLNTVSAHLNFTYDMREPWDGTWGVPLTGGNWSGIVGTLQYEQADFSVNLTPSPARMKVISHSKIYSYDPLLIVSLKPGPLPRHSALLRPFEDGVWEMVIAFTSAAGVILWLLQKVWSWASGHPSISLVPALLYIWGLLLQEPLPYPSVSVSAQVKMSSYFVRRLVYTCRCIIS